The DNA segment GAAAGGACAAAAATATTTCTATATGGCACTATGTTTACGTTTTATGTTGAGAATGTTTGACATGGATATTTCTTACGTTTTATGTTGAGAATGTTGGACATGGATATTTCTTACATGTTAATTTGTTCACGTTTTCCGACCGGTTGTTGCAGATTCTTACATTCAATTCAACATTAACAGAAATCTATGGCACCATATTTATTCTCTGCCAAGGTAGAAAAGACACGAGGATATTTTTCTGCTTGCTTTACATATCAATTACAACGGCGTTTACAACAAAATCCCGATGCAAACAGAGTGAAAATAGTAAACCAACCACTTCTTGACAGTATTTAAAACTAATACAATCCTGGACATGTTTCTTCACACGCAGATAACATCTGAGGTCAGAATTCACCACCAGTGTAAGGACATTATATGCACCGATTCGAGCTTCTCAGTTCTTACCGTCTATCCCTGCTCGTGATCATACATTAAAGGACATTAGGCCCAAATTTCAGTAGAGAAAAGTATTATTCATATGGATACCTGTTGGCTCATGAGAATTTCAACTGCAACATTCAGATCGCCATCAGCTGCAGCTAAAGCTACTTCTACTTGTGTCTGAAACAATTTGAAGAAAGTGTTTTCAGAGTTTGTAACTTAGGATGCCAATCTTAGTGGAAACGGAAGCATTACCCTTTCGAATCCCATTGCAACAAGTTTTTGAACTTCCACGTCTGATGGGGCAGAACTCTACATGGACGAATAGGACAATCAGATATCCAAAATATTCGACAGAAGATGGGAAGATGTAATTCTTATAAGTTGTGATCAAACCTGATGGGCTTGAATTCGGGTTGGTTCCACTGTACTATTTATAGTTGGGAGCCTGAAATCAGAAATACCACAAGGGAAATAGGCTTCAATCTTGTTTAAAGAGTTGAGTGATTGGGAATCATTATAAAACGTGAGGATTGCTTGAATTCAGACACAGATGCTTAACCATCAATATAAAGGCAAACAGAGAATGAAAAAAATTACCAGCtacaattaaatttcaattttaaaaaaataaaataaaataatctagATAGagaaccattttttttttcaacattcATGAAGATGGTATCTTAAGCACTGCCCAAAGTGACATTTAATCCTTCTAAACATAACTGTTGCCATTGAGAATCCTGACAATTGCAGGATTTCATGAAAACCAAATACTCCATTATTGATCCTTTGCATCTATCCAACACCCAGATGTAAATTCTTTCTGATTAATCCTATAGAAGCAAGAACTTCAGAAACCAGTCTCAAATAAGACTTGCTCGCTTCAGTGAATGTGAAATCCTTTCAGTTTTATTTGACCACATAAGCTTTGAATAGCAGGGGAAATCATCAATAAGCATCAAATCCTTAAAAACTTTCAAAAACGAAAAAACATAGAGTTTTATGAAACTTCTTAGCACCTTCCATTCGATTTCTGCAGTTCTCCCCCAATTGTTGTAGATATCTGGTGACTGTTATCATCCAAAAGTCTTGCTTGTAAGCTAGAATTTGAATTTGTAGCAGAGGCTGCTTGATTATGGTCAGAACCAAGCGTCCTTCCTCTCCCAGGAAATCTATCACTATCTTGAGAAGTCTGCGCCTAGAAAGTCATATACTAGTAAACCTTATTCTGCTGCACTTGATTTTCATGATTCAAAATACCTATTTTATGGCTACTAACAAAACATTAACTATTGATAGAGACTCGCAATTCTCCTCAAGTTTTTTCTCATTTTGCATGATAAGGGCATGATATGAACATATGATGTAGTAAATAAAAAACTTTGAAGGACATATGCGTGCCTCAGTGCCAGAgtataaaatttttcttacaATCCTGCACACTTAAAAACTTTCTCAAAAATCTATTCACGCCTGTTCGAAGTCATACCTGAGTTGAAGGCTCTCTTTGTGGCATCCAGGAAGACAAATTCGTCCAGAGATTTCCAGAAAGCATAGCACTTTAAAAGCAAAAACATAGTCAAACAGTATTTTCCACCTGAAATCCAAAATGGAAGGAGAGATTTATTTCAGGAGAAAAGGTGAACACATGTACCTTGATGTTGTATTTTGACCTGAATGAGTGGGAATGTAACCTGAGGTATTACCACCAGAGCAGACCATGAATTTAGGTCTCCTAACACAAGTTGACTacaaaaaattaagaaagaaaGTTCAGCTTTATTTAAATAGATCCGTGTCGATCttacaacaaataaaaaaacaaggCAGAAAAAGGTGCAGTTGAGATGCACATAGGAATGAACAAAATTTTTGCCCAAAACAAAGAAGCGAAATATAATCCAAAACTATTCCAGTAATAGAAGATATGCATTTCATCAGAAAACACATTCTTTACAGCTACTAAACTGCAGTCAAAGACGCAGAACACCTCCTTTAAGCCATGCAATTCAGATAGTTAGTGTTTAGAAACATAAAAGTTTCATGATACTCACAAGCCATGGGGAGGATTCAATGCCAGCGTAGAAGGATGTCCCAGGAATCAAGATGTTGAACAACCCAAGAGTATCTGAAGCCAGACAAAGATATCAGGAATACAAACAAAACtttaacataaaattaaattacgAGGAAACATGATGGATTGCCGGAAAAGGGAAGCTGGGCAACATACATGCATATCCAGATAGAATACCACATAAGTGTCCAAGTAGCGAGACATTTGTCATAAGAAGTTGAAAAACCACTAACAGGATCCATACATACCTGATTTAAGTTTTCAAAATGAAAATTGTCACACAAAGATATTATCAGGTGTACCCCAtctgaaaaaaaatcaaatagatCTTCTAGAGATAAATGTAACTCACCATTTTGCAGGCACATTGAAAAGTCCAAAGACACTGCAGATAAGAGGAAAAATTAGTTGGCTTGTCTGTATTAGCTTTTCAAACATGATGTCTATCAATATTTGTTCCATTCAGCTGAATTTAATCTTGAATAACAAGAAAAAAGAGGCAGGGGCAACGTGCAGGAAATTAAACTAATCAGACATAACTTAAGAAGTCGGACCTTCGAGATTGAACTCCACTGAGGTTTGTCTCGATCACAATCATGGAGAATAGTATTCCTGAGAATCCTATGGCACACTCATTCATGAGAGAATGAAAAA comes from the Henckelia pumila isolate YLH828 chromosome 1, ASM3356847v2, whole genome shotgun sequence genome and includes:
- the LOC140889315 gene encoding rhomboid-like protein 15 isoform X2, which codes for MRSNIVSEAGLSTRVNQWWENIPFLTSAIVVICGVIYFVCLLVGYDSFAEVCFLPSAVISHFQVYRIYTAIIFHGSLLHVLFNMLALVPMGSELERIMGSIRMLYAIILLATSNAILHLLIALVGTYNPFHLFHSLMNECAIGFSGILFSMIVIETNLSGVQSRSVFGLFNVPAKWYVWILLVVFQLLMTNVSLLGHLCGILSGYAYTLGLFNILIPGTSFYAGIESSPWLSTCVRRPKFMVCSGGNTSGYIPTHSGQNTTSSAMLSGNLWTNLSSWMPQREPSTQAQTSQDSDRFPGRGRTLGSDHNQAASATNSNSSLQARLLDDNSHQISTTIGGELQKSNGRLPTINSTVEPTRIQAHQSSAPSDVEVQKLVAMGFERTQVEVALAAADGDLNVAVEILMSQQG
- the LOC140889315 gene encoding rhomboid-like protein 15 isoform X3: MRSNIVSEAGLSTRVNQWWENIPFLTSAIVVICGVIYFVCLLVGYDSFAEVCFLPSAVISHFQVYRIYTAIIFHGSLLHVLFNMLALVPMGSELERIMGSIRMLYAIILLATSNAILHLLIALVGTYNPFHLFHSLMNECAIGFSGILFSMIVIETNLSGVQSRSVFGLFNVPAKWYVWILLVVFQLLMTNVSLLGHLCGILSGYAYTLGLFNILIPGTSFYAGIESSPWLSTCVRRPKFMVCSGGNTSGYIPTHSGQNTTSSAMLSGNLWTNLSSWMPQREPSTQTSQDSDRFPGRGRTLGSDHNQAASATNSNSSLQARLLDDNSHQISTTIGGELQKSNGRLPTINSTVEPTRIQAHQSSAPSDVEVQKLVAMGFERTQVEVALAAADGDLNVAVEILMSQQVSI
- the LOC140889315 gene encoding rhomboid-like protein 15 isoform X1, which produces MRSNIVSEAGLSTRVNQWWENIPFLTSAIVVICGVIYFVCLLVGYDSFAEVCFLPSAVISHFQVYRIYTAIIFHGSLLHVLFNMLALVPMGSELERIMGSIRMLYAIILLATSNAILHLLIALVGTYNPFHLFHSLMNECAIGFSGILFSMIVIETNLSGVQSRSVFGLFNVPAKWYVWILLVVFQLLMTNVSLLGHLCGILSGYAYTLGLFNILIPGTSFYAGIESSPWLSTCVRRPKFMVCSGGNTSGYIPTHSGQNTTSSAMLSGNLWTNLSSWMPQREPSTQAQTSQDSDRFPGRGRTLGSDHNQAASATNSNSSLQARLLDDNSHQISTTIGGELQKSNGRLPTINSTVEPTRIQAHQSSAPSDVEVQKLVAMGFERTQVEVALAAADGDLNVAVEILMSQQVSI
- the LOC140889315 gene encoding rhomboid-like protein 15 isoform X4, with translation MLALVPMGSELERIMGSIRMLYAIILLATSNAILHLLIALVGTYNPFHLFHSLMNECAIGFSGILFSMIVIETNLSGVQSRSVFGLFNVPAKWYVWILLVVFQLLMTNVSLLGHLCGILSGYAYTLGLFNILIPGTSFYAGIESSPWLSTCVRRPKFMVCSGGNTSGYIPTHSGQNTTSSAMLSGNLWTNLSSWMPQREPSTQAQTSQDSDRFPGRGRTLGSDHNQAASATNSNSSLQARLLDDNSHQISTTIGGELQKSNGRLPTINSTVEPTRIQAHQSSAPSDVEVQKLVAMGFERTQVEVALAAADGDLNVAVEILMSQQVSI